One genomic region from Artemia franciscana chromosome 17, ASM3288406v1, whole genome shotgun sequence encodes:
- the LOC136038253 gene encoding ribonuclease H1-like isoform X2, with amino-acid sequence MPFYAVARGTKPGVYQTWDECKKQVDGYPNARYKKFKTQDEADKFIAEQGGFSSHPPKPVQNIASSTSSNIEISTVIRAEKKEFDMKALKNTGNADVKSLEFQADFSRKRKRASFDAKSFVIDDEGFVHVFTDGACESNGKRGAKAGFGVWFNDDHPLNTSEPVKGRPTNNSGEIQAAINAIEIASACGIEKLLIHTDSQFLINAATKWIHGWKRRGWKLADGTAVKNQEDFKNYVPGHKGIHGNEKADELARLGAKRYEL; translated from the exons ATGCCTTTCTATGCTGTTGCAAGAGGCACAAAGCCAGGAGTATATCAAACATG GGATGAATGTAAGAAGCAAGTGGATGGGTATCCTAATGCCAGATATAAGAAGTTCAAGACCCAAGATGAAGCTGACAAATTTATAGCAGAACAGGGTGGTTTTTCATCACATCCTCCAAAACCAGTTCAAAATATAGCCTCTTCTACATCAAGCAATATTGAAATATCAACTGTTATAAGAGCAGAAAAGAAAGAGTTTGATAtgaaagctttaaaaaatactGGTAATGCTGATGTAAAAAGTTTAGAATTTCAAGCAGATTTCAGTCGTAAGAGGAAGCGAGCTAGCTTTGATGCGAAAAGTTTTGTAATTGATGATGAGGGATTTGTTCATGTATTCACTGATGGTGCTTGTGAATCAAATGGCAAACGTGGAGCTAAGGCAG GTTTTGGTGTGTGGTTCAATGATGATCACCCCCTAAACACGTCTGAACCAGTGAAAGGCCGTCCAACAAACAACTCTGGTGAAATTCAAGCTGCGATCAATGCCATAGAAATTGCGTCAGCATGTGGAatagaaaaacttttaataCACACCGATTCTCAATTCCTTATTAACGCTGCCACCAAATGGATACATGGTTGGAAGAGGAGAGGCTGGAAGCTGGCTGATGGAACGGCAGTCAAAAATCAGGAAGATTTTAAG AACTATGTACCCGGCCATAAAGGAATACACGGCAATGAAAAAGCGGACGAATTGGCTCGACTTGGTGCCAAACGATATGAACTCtga
- the LOC136038253 gene encoding ribonuclease H1-like isoform X1, producing MPFYAVARGTKPGVYQTWDECKKQVDGYPNARYKKFKTQDEADKFIAEQGGFSSHPPKPVQNIASSTSSNIEISTVIRAEKKEFDMKALKNTGNADVKSLEFQADFSRKRKRASFDAKSFVIDDEGFVHVFTDGACESNGKRGAKAGFGVWFNDDHPLNTSEPVKGRPTNNSGEIQAAINAIEIASACGIEKLLIHTDSQFLINAATKWIHGWKRRGWKLADGTAVKNQEDFKVLDLSMKSLEVKWNYVPGHKGIHGNEKADELARLGAKRYEL from the exons ATGCCTTTCTATGCTGTTGCAAGAGGCACAAAGCCAGGAGTATATCAAACATG GGATGAATGTAAGAAGCAAGTGGATGGGTATCCTAATGCCAGATATAAGAAGTTCAAGACCCAAGATGAAGCTGACAAATTTATAGCAGAACAGGGTGGTTTTTCATCACATCCTCCAAAACCAGTTCAAAATATAGCCTCTTCTACATCAAGCAATATTGAAATATCAACTGTTATAAGAGCAGAAAAGAAAGAGTTTGATAtgaaagctttaaaaaatactGGTAATGCTGATGTAAAAAGTTTAGAATTTCAAGCAGATTTCAGTCGTAAGAGGAAGCGAGCTAGCTTTGATGCGAAAAGTTTTGTAATTGATGATGAGGGATTTGTTCATGTATTCACTGATGGTGCTTGTGAATCAAATGGCAAACGTGGAGCTAAGGCAG GTTTTGGTGTGTGGTTCAATGATGATCACCCCCTAAACACGTCTGAACCAGTGAAAGGCCGTCCAACAAACAACTCTGGTGAAATTCAAGCTGCGATCAATGCCATAGAAATTGCGTCAGCATGTGGAatagaaaaacttttaataCACACCGATTCTCAATTCCTTATTAACGCTGCCACCAAATGGATACATGGTTGGAAGAGGAGAGGCTGGAAGCTGGCTGATGGAACGGCAGTCAAAAATCAGGAAGATTTTAAGGTTCTTGATTTATCAATGAAATCATTAGAAGTGAAATGG AACTATGTACCCGGCCATAAAGGAATACACGGCAATGAAAAAGCGGACGAATTGGCTCGACTTGGTGCCAAACGATATGAACTCtga